AGGCTCATTCTTTCTTTTCGCTTTTTCTCTCAACAGCCATGCTTTTCCTTGCAACTCCAATTGGTGCAATCATCGGTTACTTCACAAGTTTCATGTCTTTGCGAGTGTATGTAGACTTCGATAGAATTTCCATGGAGGAGTGGCCACAAATACCACGTTCTGACCCAAGATGGATAGGCGCATGGTGGTTCGGATTTGCAGTGGCTTCTGCTCTTTTAGCGGTCTCTGCTATTCCTTTCCTACTCTTCCCGAAAGAACCAATCGAATGCAGGAAAAAACGAACAAACAGTGAAGCACCAGCAATGGATATACGAGTTGTGAAACCAAAACGGAAGAAGAGCGTCATGGAATTGATAAAAGGTATCTTGTATGATCAAAATTATTTTCTGCATACTGCTCTCCTCCGCCAATAACCGATATAAGCCAAATTTACTGTACAACAGTTGTTTTTTGCTGAGATTTGTCAAATcctataaaaacaagtacaACCAGAGTAATTTCAATGAATGTTCGAAATATCCAACTGTTTCTACGAATGGTGTTAATTCGTTCTTGATAGGGTTGCTTCAAGCTCTCAAGCGAATGGCCACAAATCCTGCCATGGTATTCATTTGTCTATCGTCATCATCTGGCTCTGCTGCTTATGCTGTTTCTGGCGCTTTcggaataaaatattttgttgatgaATTTGGCAAATCTAATTCCAGCGCATCTCTTGTTGGAAGTAAGTCattgtttcttattttttatttttataatttcaaaaaacttcgttttaaaagtaaattcaTCAGTGATACCATAAATTGACTTGCATATGTTGACAAAATCTTTTCCTCATGTTGTTGACCAAGATTGGTCCAAAAACGTATAATAGTTctcaaaatgtttgaaaatttataccagtttaaaaataagatattttttcCTTAATTACGCAGTAGCGATCCTCCCAGTATTAATATTGGCATATCTTATTGGTGGTTACGTCATCAAACGTTGGAAGTTGAACGCCAAGCAGTGCGCCTTGTTTGGGTTTTTCGTGGATGCTCCAAGTTGTCTTATGtactttttgttattgtttgtgGGATGTCCAAATAGTGACGTGGCTGGTGTTACTGTTCCGTATACTGGAGGACTACCTGGGTAAGTAATAATCTGATAAAGCAGCTATTTAGTTCATCACACTCTTCTGTGCGAACACAACGCatgacgtacgcgcaacgcaagtgatttgacccaATCAGCACGCAAGTGGGAAACCTATCTTTGTATGGCGCCTCGCATTTGTAATGGGATATAGAACTCAAAACTAAATGATTTATCCTCACAAAAGTATAACCATTATATTgttgtactttaaaaaaatagaaatgttaGCCTTATTGCGGAATGTAACAACCAATGCGGGTGTCCCGAAATTTACAATTACGAACCACTTTGTATCAACAACGTAACGTTCATGTCACCGTGTCACGCAGGATGCACAGTCATGGAAAAACAACAGAATAGTCAAAAGGTAGACTCGACGTAATCAATAAcctattattgattgatttattgattgattgcttATTAAATGAATTGtagtttaataattaataactgaATTGATTTTGATGATAAATAATCGATCGGTTGGATCCGAATGTTACCAAAGCATTCCTTTATACGCCTTGATTGAATGTTTATGGCCATTAGGAAATGCTCTAGATCGATGAACTTGAAATAcattttctgaaataaaaaatcaaattaaaattgatCCATTAATCAGTTGACTAGCattgtatcatttttttttagatgtaTTCAAATTGTACATGTGATCCAGATGCCCTCGTGCAGAATGGCGCATGCCCAGTTGATGATGTATGTAACACTAATTTCATGCTTGCAGTGTTATTGATAATAATAGCTCTGGGTACGAGTAGCCTGGGCAGAAGTGCTGATATTATCGTTTCTTTACGGTACGTGTACGCACAACTTAgttcaattattaattattacttgTTGATATTGATATGGTTTTGTATTAGTTAAATGAAGTACTTTCCATCTTTTTAGATGTGTTGATAAGGAAGACAGATCGCTGGCTCTTGGAATCAAGATATTCATTGTCAACATTTTAGGTATACATGTTTAAAGTCAATCTTGTGTAGCATCTTCTTCTTCTTAACCTATTTCTTTCCCCTGCAGGACGAAGGCCTCTTCACCAATTGACCATTCACTTCTGTCTCTAGCTACTTTTTGCCATGCAAAGACATGACATGTGTAGCATAAATAGTTCTAAAGGAACCTACGTATTTATTTACTCTTTTATTCCtgataaataaagtttaaataattgtctgaataccacacttatCTTTTCACAGCATTTTTCCCGTCACCGGTGTACTTTGGTGCTTTGCTTAACTGGACATGCTTAGAGTTTGCATACAAACCAACCGGAGAGCGTGGTGCATGTTTGGTGTACGATAGGACCAGATACCGTCATGTCTTTTACGGCATGTATACCGTTCTTCACTTGTGTGCTTTATTCTGTTGGCTTATGGTTTATTTTACCGTGGAGGAGAAAAACAAGGGggtaagaaaatataattgccaataatagaacattttttaACGGCAGAAGCGAAAGCGTGTGATATTTTAGTGAGGAAtaaagcgagttgaccaatcggAAGCAGTTCCGTTGATccatcgtgattggtcaaattactttgcgttgcgtcctagtgagaagCAAACGGTCATATGCTTGCGCGATAAAATTGGTCACGCGAGTTGTTGATGTGACGTCATCGAGCGCATCAGTAAAACCACAGTGAAATTACTAATTTCACTTTTTCTGGTAGAACAATtcgttaaaattaaattataatcaacttttagtcgttaaaaaaaaatgataatgtttTTATAACCGGATTATTTTTCAGATGGACACACCAAACGAGGCTAATGATGGCCAGGAAATGAATGATTTTGAATGATTTACTGAAAGAGAAAACTTCgttttataatgtaataattaaacag
The window above is part of the Antedon mediterranea chromosome 10, ecAntMedi1.1, whole genome shotgun sequence genome. Proteins encoded here:
- the LOC140059978 gene encoding solute carrier organic anion transporter family member 1A4-like; this translates as MDEDSKLKTNKDGVLPSGNVLRTVSTRSDAVLMKEKKDDDNDDDAKCVCDSCTPSWLQCFKGVKFFTFVTLFALLSKVFASTYFGAVVSTLERQFNMDSVKSGVLLVINDMMDFIFVIFITHFGHSGHRPRWIATGLFMAAMGCFLCIVPHIMTEYVPPEGKNAEPSLCSSNAGLPTKQNMTAMYENEMPAGIMEETEGLQSMWSNVFWLMLGQILIGIGNTPLKPLGTTYIDDSVEDHKTGFYVAMLFLATPIGAIIGYFTSFMSLRVYVDFDRISMEEWPQIPRSDPRWIGAWWFGFAVASALLAVSAIPFLLFPKEPIECRKKRTNSEAPAMDIRVVKPKRKKSVMELIKGLLQALKRMATNPAMVFICLSSSSGSAAYAVSGAFGIKYFVDEFGKSNSSASLVGIAILPVLILAYLIGGYVIKRWKLNAKQCALFGFFVDAPSCLMYFLLLFVGCPNSDVAGVTVPYTGGLPGNVSLIAECNNQCGCPEIYNYEPLCINNVTFMSPCHAGCTVMEKQQNSQKMYSNCTCDPDALVQNGACPVDDVCNTNFMLAVLLIIIALGTSSLGRSADIIVSLRCVDKEDRSLALGIKIFIVNILAFFPSPVYFGALLNWTCLEFAYKPTGERGACLVYDRTRYRHVFYGMYTVLHLCALFCWLMVYFTVEEKNKGMDTPNEANDGQEMNDFE